The Symphalangus syndactylus isolate Jambi chromosome 6, NHGRI_mSymSyn1-v2.1_pri, whole genome shotgun sequence genome contains the following window.
CAATAATGCTTTAAAAACAAGCCCCAGTAAACGACTTGAAGGGAATATACCAATGTTTTAACAGCGACAACCCCTTATAGGTGGATCATCTTTGTAATTTTGCACACTTTCAAAGTTTCCCTCAATGAGCAACTATTACTGTCACCCACCTCACTCCTGACACATgcacaaagaaaggaaatatatgaATGCCAATTCCAGTATGAGGTGACAGTGGTGGCAGCTGGCAGCATGGAGAATCTACATTCTAGAGGTCCCAGGGATGGCTCCAGCTGCCCCTCATCTGTGTCTCATCTATATCCTGCCTTGCTCATCTGGAGAGCCTGGGAGGAGGCTGTTGCCCTCcaaggaggatcactggagtccagggaACAATCCATTCTGGCAACACGATACTGCAAGACCTCAGAAGGAGTAAGACCAAGGCAGATGGGAGAGCAAATGTTGGCTTTGGCTGCTTCAACCTTTTGAGAGAAGCAAGCCACAGGCTCCACCATGGAGGTGTAGAACTTGCAAGATTTACAGCGCTTAGCTCCCCCAGAATTTGCGTCTTATCCTAGGTCTGTGTTCTCTGTTAGCCCCAACACATCGGTGTTCTTATCAGCATCGGATATAAGCATTGCTATCCCTGAGTAGTGAAGACCACATGGTGATTCCCACGCACCCAGCCTCATGATGTTATTAACAAAGGActtaagagaaaggaaaagagactcTCCTGGCTGAGAGAAGTCACTCCAAATTAATAATTCCCAATCTCAATTCTACAGCTGTGAGTCAGACTTTTCTCCATAGCTGAGATTTCTTCTGAATATGCAAAATATTTCCAGTCCCCAATTTAGTGAGAGTCTAGGATTTGACATCCAAAAATAATCAACCTTGCAGTTGGCACAGAATAGAAGTTGTTCCAAACTTTCCTGCTCCCAGATACGAAAGGGAAAccattcattcatcttttttctCACAGGACTCACTTGAATCACAGCACTATGATTGGAGAATActgtcttctcctttttttcttccagtttctaAACAAGCACCAAGCTCTAAAAGCTAGAATTATTTCTCTGACACTCAACATCAAGAGAAAAAGCTAGATGAGAAATACCTTCCTATCagggatttatttattcaaaagagCAACTTCTAGGGTGTGTCAAAAGGTTTACAAAGACTCAAGTCAATTTAACTTTCAATCTTCTGGTCTTTTTCTATCCATCAAGAATCAATATTTGGAAAGCTAACCTCAAGGCGTTGTATAAATCACAAAGTATTTTCAAAGGCAGATCAACGCTTATTCAGATTTTGTTGTATTTGTTGTTCTGAAACTTAGCATTTGAAATACAATATATATGGCAACTCTTGGTGAATCACAACCCATTCCCCTGACAAGATGTTTATGTTATACCATTTAAGAGGTAAAGCTAAATGAGGCCAGCTAGGTCCCCAAACCTGTTACCTCTGATTAGATCTCCTGCTTTTAAGTGTTTTGCCTTAACACCTGCTGGCTTGATCAGTCCCCAGAACCCTTCTGTCCCCATTCACAACAACCCCTTCATGAAGAACTGTGCCTGTTCCATTGATTACATGGTTGCAGAAATCAGAAGCCCTCCCCAAGGAGTGGAAGGCTACCAGGAGGGGCAAAATCTATCCATTGTGGCTGAGCAGCTCTTTGCAAGGAGATTTGAAGAGTTAACCAGGTCACTACCTCTTGAGAGAAGGCACAGAGAATGCCTGGCTGAAGCTGTTCTGCAAATGCTAGTGCTTATTGAGGCATTTCAACTCCAACCCACAGAATTTGGGACCTTTGGAGCAATCAAGGGGAAGGTGGTGGTGCTGCTGATGGCAGTGGAGAGCTCTGGACTAAACCTGTCATGGTGATCCTGGATTGCTTTTATTCCAACCTCCCCGCTGACCTTGGGGACTGGATAGGTAAGTACTAAGACAACAATTCTCAGACCTCACCCACTGTGTCTTATCAAGTGCATCATATTTTCTAGCTGGGTCAGCATACGACTATTGTTTCTAACGCAAAAGAGAACATAACACAGGGCACCCATTTTGCTGGAGGGAATTGACTAGGCCAGGCTCAGACACTATTGCCTAGTGGGTATCTTCAATACAAAGGAAGCTGCCCCAGTTAGTGAGGCAGAACTAGGAAAAGACCGACCGAGAAGAGGCTGGGCTCTGTGTTCTCACATGCACAGGTCTCCGGGCTAGGAGGGGCTTTGGGTCACACATCTACCCACCAGATGGTCACCTGGTCACGGCTAGAGGCCTCCCTCTTCCAATTCATTTCTGTCTCTCACCCAAGTTTCCTCTTCCTGTTTTAATGTGCTAGCCCAACAATCCCCACTGAAGCCAAGAAACAGAAACTGAAAATCTTTTCCATCCCAAGTTGACAAGTCCTCACTGTCTCTTTTGCTCTGACTTCCGTTTCAGTTTTACAGCTTCCAATTTGGCTCCTTCCCTCCCCAGGAACAGAGAGAGCAGCCAGCCAGTCACTGCTTCATACATTGACCTTGGGAGAGAAGGCCCTGGGAATGGTTTCACGGCATCTTTGCATCTCTCGGAAATTGGGTAGTCCTCCATTTCTATGGCCATGCTTTTTGGCCAAGAACTGCGGAGGATGGCAAGTTAGGACCTTCTAGAAAGGGGATCTGTGGGCAAGACTAGGGGACTTCCTGTCTGAGAGAAGCTCTCTGAGACTGGCATTAAGCCAGGGCAATGCACAGGTGAGGAGGCTTCCTCTTGGCAGAGGCGGCAGCTTTGGTTACTTTGAGAAGACTCAGATCTAGGTGGGCAGAGCCTTGCCAGTGCCAGACACACAGGCACCTGGATTGGTGGGGAGGATCACGCCTCCAGGTGGCCCCTAAAGTGCACTGGCACATGGACAGCCCCTGACCCTTCTAAAGCCTCCTGTCCGAAACGGTGATTGTTTTTCCAGAACTTCTCGCTTACTTTTAGGGAACAAAAGGTAAAATTGACTTAGCAACACCTCACTTTTGAGCAGAGAAATGAAATATAACTGAGTGGTTTCGTGCATGCATACCCTTCCTTTCCTCTGAGGGCCTGACATGGTGCTGGATACAGGGAATCTGGCAGTTGATAGAATCAGGGAAATCAAGGGGCACTCGAGCCCTTCTCACCAACATGCTTTTCCTTAAACATCTAACCCCTGCTTTGGGGTCCTTGAGGTTTTCACAGGAAACGAAGAAAAAGAATACACACCAAAGAAAGATCCTGGACACTGGGTGTGTTCAAAGAGTgagattgatttctttttattgccatcttaacaaaaATACTTCGGAAGGCAATCTTTGATTCCAGCATAGAAGGCCGGGCAATTCCAGGCAATAATTAAGCCATCGGGCTGTTGGACAGGAGAGTGTTCAGTTTGAGGGAAGCAGGAACCCCCAAAGAACCACAGAATGGGGAGATGGAGCCAAAGGCGCAGGGACATTGCAGTCACCTTCCATTCTCCCTGCGTGGGACAAAGCTTGGCTTGGGTTTACAAGCAGCACTCCAAGAACAGACTTGGAAGGCAATGGCTGCTGCAATCCACCCAGCTCCCACTACGGCCGGGGGCAGGATGGGAGGGTGGGGGATTGTTTGGTGGAGGGGTTGGCTGGGGGACTTCTGCTGGGGTCAGCTTCAggtcagggaaaaaaaaggacacaGAGCTGAGCTGCACCCAGGTCAGAGCTAAGCTTGTATCTGCCACCTGCCACTTCCCTCCCTAATGCTAAGAACCCAGTTTTCTCCCCACACTCCAACATGAAACATGAAGCTAGAGGTGTATGTAGCTAGTGCGTAGGCAGCCCGAGCAAGCAGAGGCAAGGCATGCTGGAACCTGGAATGGGACATGAGCCCCACTGGGCTCTGGATTCTTTTAGAAGCCAGGGAAGAGGTTGCCCTCCACTCCTGAGATCTGGCCCTGCCTCTCCAAGCCACTGGCTATGAGCCATAGAGCCAGGGcagggtgggagaatcacctgctAAATGCTAGGTGCCTCCCACCTCACCCAGGACAGCTGAGGCAGAAGCAGAGATACAGGGGGCAGAAGCCTGGCAAGGGGCAGAGGCCTGGCAAGGGGCAAGACCTGCCCCCCCACCTCCTCTTCCCACTACTCCAGATCTGGCCTCTGACAGGGGAGCTGGGAAAACCGATACCCTGGCTTCCAGTCCTGGCCCTCTCACTAACTGGCTGTGTCATTTGTCTTATACAGATGATGATGACAAAAATGATCATAATAATACCTGACTTGGCTGCCTCGAGCTGACTGTCCTGAGCCCCCACTAAGACCACCCCTCCGCAAGGGCGAGGAAAAGCATAAAGTGCTCTCTATGAATGCAAGACAGTCTTTTCCTTCCTCCGACGTCATCCCATTCTTCTCCCCACTCCAAAAAAGGCAAGCACAGCAGCTGAGCACGCGCACAAGGGCAAGCGGAGGGCCAAGGCGGGCACCACCCCCGGCAAGGGAGGGCAGACCCCTCCCTGAAGGACTGACTTGACCTGCCCATCAGGCCTCACCCCCttcaaaagcagcagcagcagggcctGGGAGGTCACACGTGGGAGGCCGATGCAGCGGCCCCGAGGTTGGGAAGCGGGACTCCATTTGGATGCTCCCCACTGTTGCGCCCCCCCCTCCCTGCAAGGCCTGCCGCCACGGGACACAGACCAAGAGGAGAACGATCTCCAGGCCAAGCAAGCATCAAGCAGGTGGCTTATCTTACATCTTCAGCATCCGCCAAAGATGAGGGTGCGGGGCTGAATACATGCTCTGTTAGACCACAGGGCAGCGACCTGCGCTCGGTGAGGAGGTGACAGCGCCCCCAATGTCCTACAAGGGTCATCGATCCTGTTCCTGGACACGAGAGACTGGCCCTTGTTGTGAGGCCAGACATCCCTCCTCCATGACTCTTCCTCCTAGTGCAGACTAGCTGGGTTAGAAATTGTGCTTTCTCTTCCGAGACCTGGTAGTCCGTGTGGGGGCTGATGCTGGGGAAGCTGGTGGGGGCTCTGGCAGGGGGGCTTGGGCCTGGGTGGCCTGGGGAGTGGAGCCCGTAGGGGCTGCCCCTTCTGGCCCCTGCTGAGATGCCTGAACCCCATCCCGGATCTCTGTCAGCGTCTGGCACATCTGACCGACGCGGCTGGTCAGCTCGGCCATGGCCTGGCCGATGACGTGCATGCTGTTGGCCATGTCCCGGTGCACGGTCACCAGCTCCTGGCAGAACTGCCGGAACACCTCGGTCTGCTGGGCATGGACGTGGAGGAGCTGCCAGTCGAGGCCTGTGGTAGGTGGGCTGGGGTACGGCCGAGGGGTCCTGCAGGCAGCCTGGGCCTGGGGCGAGGGATGGGGCAGGGCCTCTGGCTTGGGGCCCACTGTCTCAGACTGGTCTGAGGAGGAGGATGAACGGAGCAGGGCGGGCCTGGCCAGGTGGGCCTCTTCCTCCGGAGACCGCTGCAGAGGCACCCGAAGAGGCTGCCTTGAGGGCCCCGGTGCCTCCTCATCTTCATCATCTTGGGGGACAGAAACAAAGATGGAAAAGTGGTTAcaaaagggagaaggagggaggcccAGGGGTTGGCCCTGCCCCTGAAAAATACCTGAGTATCCCCCTGCCCTGCCACCCTGCAGTCTAGTTTGGCCCCCGCCCATACAGAAATCCCTGTTCCCCAAATCCCTGAGGTGCATGGGCCCAGCATCCCTGGGGAGAAGTTCCTCTTCCTCGCATGGAACAGCTCCATTCTAGTGGGGAAGAGCCCAGGCCAGGGGACTTGGAGACCGCAGCCCAGCAGCTGCGTGCCAACCCAgcagctcctgacctcagcagTCAGTTCATCTCTCTGCAACTCACTTTCTGCAATGATAACGACTGCCCTGTCTACACATCGAACCGCTTGGCTACCTAATTGGGGTGTTAAGAAGAGTCATAAACAAGATGACAAACATGAAGGCGCTCTGTAACGCTGAAGGAGCGGCGCCTGCCTAAAGGTACTATGATGCTCTCGGCTCTCTGAGCGCCAGCCTCTCTGAGGCCACATCTGCATTGCTTGGGGCCATCTTGTGGCCTTGCTGGAATCTGCACCCTTTTTTTCCCATAAGTTATTAgggtacaggtggtgtttggttacatgaggaagttcttcagtggtgacttgtgagattttggtgcacccatgacccaagcagtatacactgtgcCATatgatgcaaaggcataagaatgatacaatggactttggggacttggggggaagagtgggaagggggcgagggataaaagactactaATATGGAATCTCCACTTTAAATCACTGCAGCGGATGCTGACAGGCTGAAGAAACCCGCAGGACAGTGCAGAGCAGGAGAGCCACCTCTGAAACCAGCCCTGCTGTCACCCTGTCCCCCAAGGCAGGCTTCCAGTTCAGTCACATCGTGCTCCCATCCAGGAGCATCTGACTGCACAGGGGCCATCAGACAGACTGCTCCTTGCAgccggacacagggagggggccCAGCCTCTGCACATGTGGGTCCTGCTTTCTGGTGACCAAGGGTATGGGCTGATCCCTGTGGCAGGATTAAATAATGTATGGGCTGACCCTCCTGACAGGCAAGCCCTCCCTGCCTGGATCTGAGGGCTCAACTCAGAACCACCGCCTAGGAAGGTGACGGGGAGGACAGACAGGTTTATCTTAGTTACCTCATGCCTCCCAGGGGTCCTGGGGGCTCACTTGGGCCAGCTTGGTAAGAGCCCTGTGTCTCTTGGCAGTGCTTGGTGGGACAGCAGCCATCCCCTGAGATCCCAGAGACCTTTCTAGCATGGCCAGTGTTGGAAGGAGTGAGGCCCAGCGAGGTGAtgctgctccctccctcccaggtCCCGGTTCTGCCAAGCCCCTGGCCGAGTGCTGCCGCAGCTGGCCACTGCCAGGAAAGGGAGGGCTGTGAGCCTGCCATGGGGCGAGTGGGCTCTGCCCGATGGCACACTCCGGCTCCCTGCCAGCCCAGGTTACCTTTGGTGGCTTCATTACATTCAGTCTCAGGGAGATGGAGGGGTGAGTGGAGCAGGATGCAGGGAACAGGCTTTACTGGATGCTGACCCccccatttttttcttatcacaGGGTGGAATCCTCTTAAGACTTAGGAAAACACTGATTCACAGGAAGCCAGCAGACCCAGGTTCAAGTCCTGCTTCTGAATCGAGCGCAGGGCCACCTTGGTTTTCAGAGCTTACTTTCTGCATTGCAAGGAAGTTGAACTAAATGGTCTCCATGTTCTTTTCCAGTCCTAAACATCTGACTCTGTGAACGGCCACCTGTCAGGAGCCCCAGCCAAACAGGAAGCGAGTGGATCACAATGGCAGGGAGCCCAGGAAGGGAAGGTGCAAGTGAGTCTTTGCGAAGCACCTTCCCACAGGCTGAGCCACGGCTGCTTCCCCGGAGCCCCTCCTGCCTGGCTCCCACCATTCACAAGCCAGTCAGGCAGACGGCCTCTAGTGGGGACTGCCGCTGGCAGGGCACGGGGAGATGCGCAGAGGTGGAAAGGAAGGGTTGCAACCCCTGCAGAGGCCTCTACTGCTCCCCCTTCTGCTGAGCCCCAACTAGAACTCCAGCCCCAGGGGACACCCGCCTCGGCCGCTGGGGCCCTGGCTTCAAAGTGCATGTGAGACACAGGAAGTAGAGAGGAAAGGCAGGGACAAGTACAGAGGGAGAAGAGTGGTGGGGAGCGGGTGGGGGAGCAGCTGGGAGGATGGAGAGGGAGCTGAGAGGCAGCACACAGAAAAGGGGGTGCAGGCAGCGTGGCTCAGGCAGGGGAGTAAGGAGAATAACAGAGGAACAAAGCAGTCAGGACCAGACACAGAAAGGAACTGATCTTTCCACGGCCCGGCCTGGGCCTTCACAGCTTGGCCGCCTCGTCTCCAGCCCCCTCCCCCGTGCTGCTACACTTGGGCTTTCCTGGCTTCTCACTGTTCCTGGAACGTGCCAAGCGCCTTCCTGATGCGGGGCCTCGTACATGCTGTTCTCTGCCTGCgcgcctcccctccccttctccgcGCCCCACGCTGCTGCCTGGCCTGGTTAACTCTTACTCTTCACATCCCAGTCCGCTGGACTTCTTCAGGGAGCCTTCTCCAGTCCCCAGTGGAGCCAGTTTTACCCACTCCTTAACTCTCAGACAGCTGCTACATAACCTGCAGCgtcaaatgcaaaatgaaaacatggggaccctgcctcaaaaactaTGAAGAATGTCCAGATGGCGACAGCAGAGCCTGAAACCCCGCGGCCCCTGTGACTGTTCAGGTTGCATGCTCATGAAGTCAGCCCTGCTCTTGGGACCTCCTGGACTCCTGTGTCCTCCATCCCTTCGTTTCCAGTTTACTCGTGCAATTATTTAAAGTTGGTTTATTCCTAGGAGTCCAGGGTCTCCCCAAGAGCAGGGCCTGTGTGGGGTTTATACACAGCTGTCTTCCCAGCTCCTAGCACGGCTCTGGCAcggagatgctcagtaaatatttgaaaatgaatgcACAAAAAgggatggagaggagaagagtgggagaaggaggggaggaTGGAAAGAGTGGGCTGGACAGAGAGGGACAGGAGAGAACCAGAAGGAAAGTCGGTGGCAGACTGTGGACTGTAGGCTGGGGGGCAGGCAGCCGGCTGGGCGGTGGGGGACTGGTGATACTCACAGCTGGTCGAAGGGCTGTCGGTGCCATCCAGTTCTGCCCTGGGGAAGCCGTGCCCTGCACGGGCCGTGAGCAGCGCTGACTCGATGGCCCTCTCGTGGGCTGTGAGCACGATGGTGGGGGCCCGGTCCCCGGCCCCAGGGCCGGACAGGGACTGCTGCATGAAGGCCAGCTTGTCCTTGGTCCTCCGTTTCATGTCATCCCATCTGTGCTTAATGTCCTTGACGGAGCGGGGCACCTGGCTGACGGAGGTGATTTTCCGGGCTATGCCTTCCCAAATCTTGTCCCTGTCAGCATGGGACAGCCGCATGGTCTCCCTCCCAAAGAGCACTGCTTCGTGGTGGGTCACCTCTGTGACAAGAATGTCCAGCTCCTCCTTGGAGAACTTGGGCTTCCTCTTACGCTCGGCCAGGTGTGCCACATTCCTTGGGTTGAATATCCCACAAAGCACAATTGGGTAAATGACCGTCAACGCAGGTGGTTCTCCTTCCTAATTGCTGGCCCCCAGCTGGGGAGCCAGGAGGCACCTGGGGCAACCTGGCCCCCACCACACCCTCCTCCTACCGAGAGGTCCCTTCCACTACTCCTCGGAGGGAGGGTGGAAAGAAGAGACGGCGTTACATGGGAGGGAGCACTGAACTCAAGAGTTGAAGGCCTTGGTTTCAGGGCCTGCTTTAGCTCTTACTAGCGGTGAGAGCTAGGGCAGTTCATGTTCAACCTTTCACACCTTACTCTCCCTGTCCAGAATAATAACCACAACTCTTCAGGGTTATTACCAAGGAGGGAAAAACATCATGATGTAAGGGGCTTAAAATCTCTTAAAAGTAGCAATAAAGGATTTTATTGAAATTAGGATTAGACCATTGCCTCTATAAAGCGATATTTACCTACAGCCCTACAGCTGAATGAATGGCTCGGAAGAATACGTAACCAGGGGAACTATTTACACTGGGCTACCACTGGGTGTAGCAGCGACAATGCCATGATTAGGGTGTGGCCACAGAAAGCTTATTCTGCCTAGTggctctcttccccttccccttccctgtccCGCTCAGTTCTCCAAGCCCCCACCTTTGCATATGTGCAGGCAAACAGGTTTCCTTCCCATGGGAGTGCTTTCTTCGGGGGTGGGCTGCTGTGGCTTTTTGGTAGAATTTGAGAAGCCCACGACTGTCCTGAGGGAGTCAAGTTCCACTTTGGTGGACACCAGGGGGACCTGGGATTCCCTCTCTACTGAGCAGCCAGAGGCCCTGGGCAAGGGGCACAGCATGGCCCTTCCATCCCACTTGGCTCCTGCTCTGGCTTTGGAACTTGATTTCTCCACATTGTGGCTCTGTCACCCCTTTAACTAgtgataaaaggttaaaaaatccACCCCAGAGAGGACATGAGGGTATGGAGTAAAGCTCAGGGCGCATTCACTCCTTGGTTTCCTTCTGAAACCAAGAGGGGAAGGCCAGCGGCACCAACATACTTCAGCCCTCACCTTCCTACCCACGCACCCAAAACACCAGGTCCCAGAAGATGGGAAGAAGGCTGGGGGCCTCATTACCCAGTCCAAGATGGTGGCAGGAATATGGGACTAGACCTGGAGCTACAGACTGAGTCTCCTTGGGCCAAGCCATGGGACTCGTGTGAACCCAGTCTCCTCCATAAAACTAGGGTGACAATTCTAGTGTCACTGTCCAGGGCTATCAGGAGGACTTAATGCAGGTGTCTCAATCTTGCCACTATTGGCAGTTGGGGctagataattttttgttggGGGGAAGGGGTGTCCTGTGTAATGCAGGATTTTATCAACATCCTTGGCTTCTACCTGATAGCATCCAACCATCAAACATGTCTCCAGGCCTTGCCAAATGCCCCCAGGGGCACAAAATAGTGCCCGGTTGAGAACCATCACAGACAGATCACCTAGATGGGGCTGTCATAAAGATAAGCTCAACACGACAGTGCCCATTCCCCTCCTGGCCCACCATTAATTTTGTTAAGAAACTGAGTCCATTCAGTCATCCCCAAGCGGTGCCATGACAGTGCAAAGGAGAGCATCTGCAAGTCAGAAAGAGCCACACCACGGAAGCTGGACATGAAAGGGAAGGAGGATTCCCA
Protein-coding sequences here:
- the PRDM11 gene encoding PR domain-containing protein 11 isoform X2; protein product: MTENMKECLAQTNAAVGDMVTVVKTEVCSPLRDQEYGQPCSRRPDSSPMEVEPKKLKGKRDLIMPKSFQQVDFWFCESCQEYFVDECPNHGPPVFVSDTPVPVGIPDRAALTIPQGMEVVKDTSGESDVRCVNEVIPKGHIFGPYEGQISTQDKSAGFFSWLIVDKNNRYKSIDGSDETKANWMRNVAHLAERKRKPKFSKEELDILVTEVTHHEAVLFGRETMRLSHADRDKIWEGIARKITSVSQVPRSVKDIKHRWDDMKRRTKDKLAFMQQSLSGPGAGDRAPTIVLTAHERAIESALLTARAGHGFPRAELDGTDSPSTSYDEDEEAPGPSRQPLRVPLQRSPEEEAHLARPALLRSSSSSDQSETVGPKPEALPHPSPQAQAACRTPRPYPSPPTTGLDWQLLHVHAQQTEVFRQFCQELVTVHRDMANSMHVIGQAMAELTSRVGQMCQTLTEIRDGVQASQQGPEGAAPTGSTPQATQAQAPLPEPPPASPASAPTRTTRSRKRKHNF